AAAGAAAGAAGTTTCGGCTGACAGGCAGCTATTGAATTATCCCTGTCCATAAGCTGAATAACAGGCTCTATCCAACCCGGAGCAACTTCTACATCGGAATTCAACAGAACATAGTACTCTGCTTCTACTTTTTTCAGTGCATCATTGTAGCCTTTTGCAAATCCGCCATTCACACTGTTTTCAATGATCCTGACATGAGGAAAACGGCTCCGCAAAAAAATAACGGAATCGTCCGTCGAAGCATTATCGGCAATAATGACTTCTGCTGCCGATAGACTATTGGTTAAAACGCCCTGCAGAAATTTTTCCAAAAAGGTCCTGCCGTTCCAATTTAAAATAACAACAGCGACTTTGGTCATGGCGGAAAACTATTTTGAATTTAAATAGTTTTGATTGGAACGGTTCCCATAATAATCATCCGTTGAAGGAAAATTCGGGTCACTGTTCTGCGGATCGCCTTTGTGAAGCATCGTCCGCCAATTTGGATTATTTAATTCTCCAAGTGCATCAGAATGTAATAACTTATAATTGCTGGAAACAAAATCGGGGTTATAAAAAACAAATATCCTGCTTGTCTGTGATTTCAACTTGAAATACTGCCACATTTCATAGGGATATGCCCCTACCTCACTATCGCTCGTTATCCTGCTATCGGGAGGGCCATACTGCAGGTAAACTCGTCCCCTGTCAGTATCATACCCTTTAATATTAATGGCGCTGAAATTCGCATTCACTTTTTTCACTTCAGAAAAATATTTCTTCCATTCACTTTCGGGATAGCTTTCGTTTCTCGTTTTCCAGAAGTTCAGAAAAAACTGCTGTAACAATTCAGATTTGCTGCGTGTAATATTTTCATCAATGAATGCTTTTTCAGCATCAGTTGCTATTGGCCGTAAACTTTTAATGTTATCTATCAATGAGTCTCTGCTTGTCATGCCGGCAACAAAAGAATTTAATGTATTAACAGCAGTTAAGTCCTGCATATTGAGCCGGATATTTCTGTTTTTGCGCTGAAAGGATCTCTTTTTGCTCACAAGTACAAGATTGTTTTTATCTTTTACCTCTATACTCAAAAAGTAATTGCCTGAAGGCAGGTTATTGATATTGAATGAACCTAATAATACATTGACCTGTTCGGTTTTTTGCGTTGAAAAACTTCCAAAATCATTCATCGTCGCCATTGTTTCTGCCGACCGGATACTATAATTAACAACAATTCTTTCGTTTTCGCCCAACACTTGTTTAGTATTATATATTTCACAATAAAAAGCAAGCCGGTTAAAATTATCAGGATAAAAATCCGATACATATGGAATCAGGTCATACCCACTTTTTGTTAAAACACTTTGAGTGGTTGATTTAGTGTACGACTCAAGTAATTCTATATCAGAAACAATAATTTTATCTGAAATGTAGTTGATATTGACCTTTTCAGTCCATTTATATGGAGGGGTGTTCCGGTTTTTATCATTAATTTCAATTTCAAAATCATATGTGCCGTTGGGAAGAGCAAAACGTTGCTGGTCAATAAAATTTTCAAAAGACGCCCCTGTTGTATCA
Above is a genomic segment from Bacteroidota bacterium containing:
- a CDS encoding GWxTD domain-containing protein; protein product: MKCLTAIVGFKRFLKLIVAIILLASSLVSQAGLKAYLSYSTFSAPQTGPYIETYLTVIGQSIIYKKNSKGKFQGVVEVSLLFKQNDSIKAAQKYNLHSKEIDDTTGASFENFIDQQRFALPNGTYDFEIEINDKNRNTPPYKWTEKVNINYISDKIIVSDIELLESYTKSTTQSVLTKSGYDLIPYVSDFYPDNFNRLAFYCEIYNTKQVLGENERIVVNYSIRSAETMATMNDFGSFSTQKTEQVNVLLGSFNINNLPSGNYFLSIEVKDKNNLVLVSKKRSFQRKNRNIRLNMQDLTAVNTLNSFVAGMTSRDSLIDNIKSLRPIATDAEKAFIDENITRSKSELLQQFFLNFWKTRNESYPESEWKKYFSEVKKVNANFSAINIKGYDTDRGRVYLQYGPPDSRITSDSEVGAYPYEMWQYFKLKSQTSRIFVFYNPDFVSSNYKLLHSDALGELNNPNWRTMLHKGDPQNSDPNFPSTDDYYGNRSNQNYLNSK